The following are from one region of the Capsicum annuum cultivar UCD-10X-F1 chromosome 1, UCD10Xv1.1, whole genome shotgun sequence genome:
- the LOC107842165 gene encoding uncharacterized protein LOC107842165: MKEKEKVLFLRKVVLMIMMVVILLASGVKGHRILVDTDMDTDDFFALLYLLKLNTSQMDLKAITISTNAWSDAGHAVNQVYDMLYMMGRDDIAVGVGGEGGILPSGTILPNVGGYLPIIDQGNGTAGYCRYRQAIPVGTGGRLDIDSNFGFRKSFLPQGKRHYSPLRQPTAQQVMINTISSGPTVVFLIASHTNFALFLQSNPHLKKNIEHIYIMGGGVRSKNPTGCCPQNVSSSCQAQQCGDIGNLFTDYTSNPYAEFNFFMDPFAAYQVFHSGIQVTLVPLDATNTIPVTGKFIKTFEKNQHTYEAQYCFKSLKMARDTWFDDQFNMSYFMWDSFMSGVAASIMQKQHNQHGENEFAEMEYINITVITSNKPYGIPDGSNPLFDGHITPKFSVARNGVHSGHVQTKLRDPFCIKKNRRGRCQDGYTKEVFGPGGVPILVAIKAKPNQDVNSELDREFFVSFLDVLNKRENSGRFNFSMQFPYYRKVLHKPDFRGKHLGKNVVFDMDMSAGDFLALFYLLKLPIEEINLKAIIVSPTGWANAATIDSVYDLLHMMGRDDIPVGLGDVFAMNQSDPIFYAVGDCKYNKVIPQGCGGFLDSDTLYGLSRSLPRSPRRYTAENSVKYGALRDTDHPELRQPRALEVWESAVKSLKPGSKITILANGPLTNIAKIVLAGENMTNAIQDIMIVGGHMNNDNTKKGNVINVPSNRFAELNMFLDPLAAQTVLSSDLNITLIPLGIQQKVSAFPEILEMLNLTKRTPEAIFARRLLSRLHYLQKAHPKYQHMDTFLGEILGAVVLAGDYSVLKSTFGVKNIKVTASGSESEDGQIVIDEKQGKSVKVLENVDPLAYYKVFANRLGDVKQSAVVGSFDEQRRIWNTPSNTKKTAP; the protein is encoded by the exons ATGAAGGAGAAAGAGAAGGTGTTGTTTTTACGTAAAGTTGTCCTAATGATAATGATGGTGGTAATATTGTTGGCAAGTGGAGTAAAGGGTCATCGAATTCTTGTGGATACAGATATGGATACTGATGATTTCTTTGCTCTATTGTACCTTTTGAAGCTTAACACATCACAAATGGACTTAAAG GCAATAACTATTAGCACAAACGCATGGAGTGATGCAGGACATGCTGTAAATCAGGTGTATGACATGCTTTACATGATGGGGCGTGACGATATTGCTGTTGGTGTGGGAGGTGAAGGTGGAATACTTCCCAGTGGTACCATTCTGCCAAATGTTGGGGGATATCTCCCTATAATTGATCag GGAAATGGTACAGCTGGGTATTGTAGATACAGACAAGCTATTCCTGTGGGTACCGGAGGACGTTTGGACATTGACTCAAATTTTGGATTCAGAAAGAGCTTCCTCCCACAG GGGAAGAGACATTATTCACCTCTTCGACAGCCAACAGCGCAGCAAGTAATGATCAACACAATTTCATCTGGGCCCACAGTGGTTTTCCTCATTGCATCACATACAAATTTTGCACTATTTCTCCAAAGTAATCCacatttaaagaaaaatatcgaACACATTTACATAATGGGAGGTGGTGTAAGGTCAAAAAATCCTACAGGTTGCTGTCCACAAAATGTCAGCTCCTCTTGCCAAGCTCAGCAATGTGGTGACATTGGCAATTTGTTCACAGATTACACAAGTAACCCTTATGCAGAGTTCAACTTCTTTATGGATCCCTTTGCTGCATATCAG GTATTTCATTCAGGCATTCAAGTTACACTTGTCCCATTGGATGCCACAAACACCATTCCCGTAACTGGAAAGTTTATTAAAACTTTTGAGAAGAATCAGCACACTTACGAGGCACAATACTGTTTCAAGTCTCTGAAAATGGCTCGTGATACTTGGTTTGATGACCAATTCAACATG AGTTATTTTATGTGGGACTCCTTTATGTCTGGTGTAGCTGCTTCAATCATGCAGAAACAGCACAATCAGCACGGAGAAAATGAATTTGCAGAAATGGAATATATCAATATCACTGTAATTACTTCAAACAAGCCATATGGGATTCCTGACGGATCAAATCCACTATTTGATGGTCATATAACTCCAAAGTTCAGCGTAGCACGAAATGGAGTTCATAGCGGCCATGTTCAGACAAAACTTCGTGATCCATTTTGCATAAAAAAGAACAGGAGAGGCAGATGTCAG GATGGTTATACAAAAGAAGTTTTTGGTCCAGGAGGAGTGCCTATTCTTGTTGCTATAAAAGCAAAACCTAATCAAGATGTTAACAGTGAACTGGACAGAGAGTTTTTCGTTAGCTTTCTGGAT GTCTTAAACAAAAGAGAGAACAGCGGGAGGTTTAACTTTTCTATGCAATTTCCTTATTACAGAAAAGTACTTCACAAACCCGATTTCAGGGGAAAGCATCTTGGGAAGAATGTTGTGTTTGATATGGATATGAGTGCTGGAGATTTTCTAGCTCTCTTTTACCTCCTTAAGTTGCCAATAGAAGAGATCAATCTGAAG GCTATAATTGTGAGTCCAACTGGCTGGGCAAATGCTGCAACAATTGATTCTGTGTATGATTTGCTTCATATGATGGGTCGTGATGACATTCCCGTGGGCCTTGGAGATGTTTTTGCAATGAACCAGTCTGATCCTATTTTCTACGCTGTTGGTGACTGCAAGTACAACAAGGTTATCCCACAAGGTTGTGGTGGATTTCTCGACTCCGACACTCTTTACGGTTTATCTCGTTCTTTGCCTCGAAGTCCTCGAAG ATACACAGCTGAAAATTCTGTGAAATATGGAGCTCTAAGAGACACTGATCATCCTGAACTCAGACAACCTCGAGCACTAGAAGTATGGGAATCAGCAGTGAAATCACTGAAACCAGGATCTAAGATTACTATTTTAGCCAATGGTCCACTGACTAATATAGCAAAGATCGTTCTTGCAGGCGAGAATATGACCAACGCGATCCAG GATATAATGATTGTTGGAGGACACATGAATAATGATAACACTAAGAAGGGAAATGTGATCAATGTTCCCTCTAATAGATTTGCGGAACTGAATATGTTCCTTGACCCTCTAGCTGCACAGACAGTTTTGAGTTCAGATCTTAATATCACTCTTATTCCACTTGGCATTCAGCAGAAAGTCAGTGCATTCCCTGAAATTCTTGAAATGCTTAACCTGACTAAAAGGACACCTGAAGCAATTTTTGCAAGGCGTTTGCTCTCAAGGTTACACTACCTGCAAAAGGCACATCCTAAATACCAGCATATG GATACATttcttggagaaatccttggaGCAGTAGTATTGGCTGGTGATTATTCTGTACTAAAATCAACATTTGGTGTCAAGAACATAAAAGTCACTGCCTCGGGGTCCGAATCTGAAGATGGACAGATAGTTATTGACGAAAAGCAAGGGAAATCAGTGAAAGTATTGGAGAATGTCGATCCATTAGCTTATTATAAGGTTTTTGCAAATCGACTAGGTGATGTAAAACAGTCTGCAGTAGTTGGAAGCTTTGATGAGCAGAGAAGAATTTGGAACACCCCATCCAATACAAAGAAAACTGCCCCTTAA